From one Candidatus Hydrogenedentota bacterium genomic stretch:
- a CDS encoding PilZ domain-containing protein: MQSQERRTSVRRAADRELRIDYERFRALAEECSSGGHEIRRKRRHVIRHTCQVAIEMMIGMAAGASDVWSVSAVKIKGKLLDLSLEGASLFTSQPLETGQELKLTIALRNGARISAASVVRWIKAVPEKGGFASGAQFRGLTDDAKRQLAKFLAELDQTVGL, from the coding sequence ATGCAAAGTCAGGAACGGCGAACGAGCGTGCGGCGCGCCGCAGATCGCGAATTGAGGATCGACTACGAACGATTCCGAGCGTTGGCGGAGGAGTGCAGCAGCGGCGGACACGAGATCCGGCGTAAGCGACGGCACGTGATCCGGCACACGTGTCAAGTGGCAATCGAGATGATGATTGGGATGGCTGCGGGAGCCTCCGATGTCTGGAGCGTAAGCGCAGTAAAGATAAAGGGCAAGCTGCTGGACCTCAGTCTCGAAGGGGCTTCGCTGTTCACTTCACAGCCGCTGGAGACGGGTCAGGAACTGAAGCTGACAATCGCGCTTCGCAATGGAGCGCGCATAAGCGCCGCGAGCGTCGTCCGGTGGATCAAAGCCGTGCCCGAAAAGGGCGGTTTTGCATCGGGAGCGCAGTTTCGCGGATTGACGGACGACGCGAAACGTCAACTTGCGAAGTTTCTGGCGGAATTGGACCAGACCGTCGGGTTGTAG